The following coding sequences are from one Lipingzhangella halophila window:
- a CDS encoding ribbon-helix-helix protein, CopG family — protein MEITLQLSDELATALRHRAELEGRSMHQVALAAIDDYLARTTDDGLNRATELPGTSAEEDTANPSLAETVRRPDRAEALAELRDLGTEGGFDLEHLQDKQNYRR, from the coding sequence GTGGAGATCACGTTACAGCTCTCCGACGAGCTGGCCACAGCCCTGCGTCATCGCGCGGAACTCGAAGGGCGCAGCATGCACCAGGTGGCCCTCGCCGCGATCGATGACTACCTCGCGCGTACAACCGACGATGGCCTGAATCGAGCGACCGAACTACCGGGGACTTCCGCCGAAGAGGACACCGCCAATCCATCTCTCGCGGAGACAGTGCGTCGCCCCGACCGGGCCGAAGCACTCGCGGAGTTGCGTGACCTCGGCACTGAGGGCGGATTCGACTTGGAGCATCTCCAGGACAAGCAGAACTACCGTCGATGA
- a CDS encoding SDR family oxidoreductase, with protein sequence MYRLDGTTALVTGASKGIGRGIAERLGQEGALVAVHYGTDEEGARETVRLVEKAGGRAMTVGADLSSPHGVRDLVAGLDSAVGTDNPVDILVHNAGIGASSGVAEITAEEYERLFTVNVRAPLFLTQALLPRLRDGGRVVAVSTGLTRVTTPALLPYAMTKGALEVFTRGMAAELGPRGITVNAVAPGLVSVDRTERQMRDNPGMRESVLGVTALERLGQPDDIAAVVAFLASDDGRWVTGQLLDATGGARL encoded by the coding sequence ATGTACCGGCTCGATGGCACGACCGCTCTCGTCACCGGAGCGAGCAAGGGGATCGGACGCGGCATCGCGGAGCGTCTCGGCCAGGAGGGCGCGCTCGTCGCGGTCCACTACGGCACCGACGAGGAAGGCGCCCGGGAGACGGTCCGCCTCGTCGAGAAGGCCGGCGGGCGCGCGATGACCGTGGGAGCCGACCTCTCCTCGCCACACGGGGTCCGCGACCTCGTCGCGGGGCTCGACAGCGCCGTGGGAACGGACAACCCCGTCGACATCCTGGTGCACAACGCCGGGATCGGCGCGTCGAGCGGGGTCGCCGAGATCACCGCCGAGGAGTACGAACGCCTCTTCACGGTCAACGTCCGAGCTCCCCTGTTCCTCACCCAGGCCCTGCTCCCCCGGCTGCGCGACGGCGGGCGCGTGGTCGCCGTCTCCACCGGCCTGACGCGCGTCACGACGCCCGCGCTGCTGCCGTACGCGATGACCAAGGGAGCCCTGGAGGTCTTCACCCGCGGTATGGCGGCCGAACTGGGACCTCGTGGGATCACCGTGAACGCGGTGGCTCCGGGACTCGTCTCGGTCGACCGCACCGAACGCCAGATGCGCGACAACCCCGGGATGCGAGAGTCCGTGTTGGGGGTCACCGCCCTGGAACGCCTCGGACAACCCGACGACATCGCCGCCGTCGTGGCGTTCCTCGCCTCCGACGACGGCCGTTGGGTCACCGGGCAGTTGTTGGACGCCACCGGGGGCGCGCGGCTCTGA
- a CDS encoding DNA gyrase/topoisomerase IV subunit A: MARTTSPPPEELAEKIVDIDVSEEMRGSFLEYAYSVIYQRALPDARDGMKPVQRRILYQMNDMGLRPDRAHVKCARVVGEVMGKLHPHGDGAIYDALVRLSQSFAMRVPLVDGHGNFGSLGGDDAPAAMRYTEARPDRAAQLLTASIDENVVDFRPNYDGQETEPEVLPAAFPNLLVNGASGIAVGMATNMPPHNLGEVIAAARHLISQPEAGLDELIEYVPGPDLPTGGTIVGLDGIRDAYARGRGTFRTRATVSIEKVSPRRTGLVITELPYSVGPEKVVARVKELVQSKKIQGISDLKDLTDRNQGLRLVIELKNGFNPEAVLEELYRLTPMEESFGINNVALVDGQPQTLGLRELLQVFVDHRLDVVRRRCEFRRGKREERLHLVAGLHVALLNIDEVIALIRESEDSTQAREQLMTTFELSDTQARYILDTPLRRLTKYDRLELENERDQLNREIAELTAILESDTKLREVVSAELAEVASEYATPRRTILMDSSGVTRSAAIPLELADEPCHVLLSTSGMVGRSRGETVPRMFEGLRTKHDAITACVPVTSRSSIGLVTDLGRAIRLPVLELPELPDESTDAPPLASGLPVTEFVELAGDERVVSVVALDTDEPGFALGTAHGVVKRVTPDFPQNKDDFEVINLKEGDRLVGVSQLSSEEEDLVFITSAGQLLRFSAESVRPQGRAAGGVAGVKLAEGTQALWFGSVPLPEDSVVVTVASDSTALPGTQAGSAKVTPFDTFPVKGRATGGVRCQRFLKGEDTLILGWVGREPVRASRPDGGPVRLPEPDQRRDGSGEPLPRGITAVGSGQTDTGVTPPENG, from the coding sequence ATGGCCCGTACTACGTCTCCACCACCTGAGGAACTCGCCGAGAAGATCGTCGACATCGACGTCTCCGAGGAGATGCGCGGCAGCTTTCTGGAGTACGCCTACTCGGTGATCTACCAGCGAGCCCTGCCCGACGCCCGCGACGGCATGAAGCCCGTCCAGCGGCGGATCCTCTACCAAATGAACGACATGGGTCTGCGCCCCGACCGCGCCCACGTCAAGTGCGCCCGGGTGGTCGGCGAGGTCATGGGGAAGCTGCACCCGCACGGGGACGGGGCGATCTACGACGCGCTGGTGCGCCTGAGCCAGTCGTTCGCCATGCGTGTCCCGCTGGTTGACGGGCACGGCAACTTCGGCTCCCTCGGCGGCGACGACGCCCCAGCCGCGATGCGCTACACCGAGGCCCGCCCGGACCGCGCCGCCCAGTTGCTGACCGCGTCCATCGACGAGAATGTCGTGGACTTTCGGCCCAACTACGACGGCCAGGAGACCGAGCCCGAGGTCCTCCCCGCAGCCTTCCCGAACCTGCTGGTCAACGGCGCCTCAGGAATCGCGGTGGGCATGGCCACCAACATGCCCCCGCACAACCTCGGCGAGGTGATCGCCGCCGCGCGGCACCTGATCTCCCAACCCGAGGCCGGCCTGGACGAGCTCATCGAGTACGTCCCCGGCCCCGACCTGCCCACCGGCGGCACCATCGTCGGTCTCGACGGCATCCGCGACGCCTACGCGCGCGGCCGGGGCACGTTCCGCACCCGCGCCACCGTGTCCATCGAGAAGGTCTCGCCGCGCCGCACGGGCCTCGTCATCACCGAGTTGCCCTACAGCGTCGGCCCGGAGAAGGTCGTCGCCCGCGTCAAGGAACTGGTGCAGTCCAAGAAGATCCAGGGCATCTCCGACCTCAAGGACCTCACCGACCGCAACCAGGGACTGCGCCTGGTCATCGAGCTGAAGAACGGCTTCAACCCCGAGGCGGTGCTGGAGGAGCTCTACCGGCTCACTCCGATGGAGGAGTCGTTCGGGATCAACAACGTCGCGCTGGTCGACGGCCAGCCGCAGACGCTGGGCCTGCGGGAGCTGCTCCAGGTCTTCGTGGACCACCGGCTGGACGTCGTGCGCCGCAGGTGCGAGTTCCGCCGCGGCAAGCGCGAGGAGCGGCTGCACCTCGTGGCCGGCCTGCACGTGGCCCTGCTGAACATCGACGAGGTCATCGCGCTGATCCGCGAGTCCGAGGACTCCACGCAGGCCCGGGAGCAGCTCATGACCACCTTCGAGCTCTCCGACACCCAGGCCCGCTACATCCTGGACACCCCCCTGCGCAGGCTCACCAAGTACGACCGCCTGGAGCTGGAGAACGAGCGCGACCAGCTGAACCGGGAGATCGCCGAGCTCACCGCGATCCTGGAGTCCGACACGAAGCTCCGCGAGGTGGTGTCCGCCGAGCTGGCCGAGGTCGCCAGCGAGTACGCCACCCCCCGCCGCACCATCCTCATGGACAGCTCCGGCGTCACCCGCAGTGCGGCGATCCCGCTGGAACTGGCCGACGAACCCTGCCACGTCCTGCTCAGCACGAGCGGCATGGTGGGCCGCAGCCGGGGCGAGACCGTGCCGCGGATGTTCGAGGGGTTGCGCACCAAGCACGACGCGATCACGGCCTGCGTCCCGGTGACCTCACGCTCATCCATCGGACTGGTCACCGACCTGGGCCGGGCGATCCGGTTGCCCGTACTGGAGCTGCCCGAACTCCCCGACGAGAGCACCGACGCCCCACCACTGGCCTCCGGCCTCCCCGTGACCGAGTTCGTCGAGCTGGCCGGGGACGAACGCGTGGTCTCGGTCGTCGCTCTCGACACCGACGAGCCCGGATTCGCGCTCGGTACAGCGCACGGCGTGGTCAAACGCGTCACCCCGGACTTCCCGCAGAACAAGGACGACTTCGAGGTGATCAACCTCAAGGAGGGCGACCGGCTCGTCGGTGTCTCCCAACTCTCCTCCGAAGAGGAGGACCTGGTGTTCATCACCTCGGCCGGGCAGTTGCTGCGGTTCTCCGCGGAGTCGGTACGACCGCAGGGCCGCGCGGCCGGCGGCGTGGCCGGCGTGAAACTGGCCGAGGGGACGCAGGCGCTGTGGTTCGGCTCGGTTCCGCTGCCCGAGGACTCGGTCGTCGTCACCGTGGCCAGCGACTCCACCGCGTTGCCGGGAACCCAGGCGGGTTCCGCGAAGGTGACCCCGTTCGACACCTTCCCCGTCAAGGGGCGGGCCACCGGCGGCGTCCGCTGCCAGCGCTTCCTCAAGGGCGAGGACACCCTGATCCTGGGCTGGGTGGGCCGCGAGCCGGTCCGCGCCAGCCGCCCCGACGGCGGGCCGGTCCGGCTTCCCGAGCCGGACCAGCGCCGGGACGGCTCCGGCGAGCCGCTCCCGCGCGGAATCACGGCGGTGGGAAGCGGACAGACCGATACCGGCGTTACTCCACCGGAGAACGGTTAG
- a CDS encoding beta-class carbonic anhydrase, protein MSSEFDDVLSANERYAEQFDLGGLKPVAARGIAIVTCMDSRIEPLDMLGLKPGDAKILRNAGARVTEDTLRTLVLSVYLLEVQRVLVLPHTRCKMASVDSDEAVHDAIYQTYGVDTRSLEFRTNNDQIGALRHDLERIRHHPLLPSGLPVMGAIYDVDTGKVSAVDG, encoded by the coding sequence GTGAGCAGCGAATTCGATGATGTCCTCAGCGCGAACGAGCGGTATGCCGAGCAGTTCGACCTCGGCGGCCTCAAACCCGTGGCCGCCCGCGGAATAGCCATCGTGACCTGCATGGACTCCCGAATCGAACCGCTCGACATGCTGGGCCTCAAACCCGGCGACGCCAAGATCCTGCGCAACGCCGGCGCCCGGGTCACCGAAGACACGCTGCGGACCCTGGTCCTCTCCGTCTACCTCCTGGAGGTGCAGCGGGTACTGGTGCTGCCGCACACACGATGCAAGATGGCCTCGGTCGACAGCGACGAGGCCGTGCACGACGCCATCTACCAGACCTATGGCGTCGACACCCGCAGTCTGGAGTTCCGCACCAACAACGACCAGATCGGCGCCCTGCGGCACGACCTGGAGCGCATCAGGCACCATCCGCTGCTCCCGAGCGGACTTCCGGTCATGGGTGCCATCTATGACGTCGACACAGGGAAGGTATCCGCAGTGGACGGATGA
- a CDS encoding TetR/AcrR family transcriptional regulator, with protein MVTRRGRPRSFDRDRALSTATEMFWRYGYEPTSINDLTQELGITPPSLYTAFGSKFALFTEAVERYRATAGAGVMEAFRAAPSARAGVEAMLRTAATDYTDPAHPRGCLIISAATTCGPRSQDVERYLRGLRNVNVETVCERIRTDVENGLLPEDTDPGALASYCAAVLQGMSQRARDGASRGELEHTADLAMRAWP; from the coding sequence ATGGTGACGCGACGCGGACGCCCTCGGAGCTTCGACCGGGACCGGGCACTGAGCACGGCCACCGAGATGTTCTGGCGGTACGGATACGAACCGACCTCGATCAACGACCTCACCCAGGAGCTAGGTATCACCCCGCCGAGCCTGTACACCGCGTTCGGCTCCAAGTTCGCGCTGTTCACCGAGGCCGTCGAGCGCTACCGCGCGACGGCCGGCGCCGGGGTCATGGAGGCGTTCCGGGCCGCTCCCAGCGCACGCGCGGGGGTCGAGGCCATGCTGCGGACCGCGGCCACCGACTACACCGACCCCGCCCACCCGCGCGGCTGCCTGATCATCAGTGCCGCGACCACTTGTGGGCCGCGATCCCAGGACGTGGAGCGGTACCTGCGAGGGCTTCGCAACGTCAACGTGGAGACGGTCTGTGAGCGCATCCGCACCGATGTCGAGAACGGGCTGCTTCCCGAGGACACCGATCCGGGCGCCCTCGCCTCCTACTGCGCCGCCGTCCTGCAGGGCATGTCGCAGCGAGCCCGGGACGGCGCCAGCCGGGGGGAGCTGGAGCACACGGCCGACCTCGCCATGCGGGCCTGGCCCTGA
- a CDS encoding PLP-dependent cysteine synthase family protein encodes MPSTPEEPSGWVDRSSAQTRAWADEAVRRVVADANRSADTHLHVFPLPPEWGIDLYLKDESVHPTGSLKHRLARSLFLYGLANGWITEGTTLVEASSGSTAVSEAYFARLIGLDFVTVVPRSTSPEKIALIERYGGRCHYVDAPPAMYSEAERLAAETHGHYLDQFTYAERATDWRGNNNIAESIFEQLAMERHPVPDWVVVGAGTGGTSATIGRYVRYRRHHTRVAVVDPENSAFFPGWVTGAPDYATGMPSRIEGIGRPRMEPSFLPSVIDLMVPVPDAASIAAMRHLNDVTGLSAGGSTGTNLWGVWQLVARMLRDGRSGSVVTLICDGGERYRHSYYDDAWVTEKGLDLAPYTATLERFLATGEWLPPETQGG; translated from the coding sequence ATGCCATCCACGCCCGAGGAACCGTCCGGCTGGGTCGACCGCTCCTCCGCACAAACCCGCGCCTGGGCCGACGAGGCCGTCCGCAGAGTGGTCGCTGACGCCAACCGTTCCGCAGACACCCACCTGCACGTCTTCCCGCTGCCCCCTGAGTGGGGCATCGACCTCTACCTCAAGGACGAGTCGGTGCACCCCACCGGCAGCCTCAAGCACCGGCTCGCCCGTTCGCTGTTCCTGTACGGGCTGGCCAACGGGTGGATCACCGAGGGAACCACGCTCGTCGAGGCCAGTTCGGGCTCGACCGCCGTCTCCGAGGCGTACTTCGCGCGGCTCATCGGGCTGGACTTCGTCACGGTGGTCCCCCGCTCCACCAGCCCGGAGAAGATCGCGCTGATCGAGCGCTACGGCGGGCGGTGCCACTACGTGGACGCCCCACCCGCCATGTACTCCGAGGCAGAACGGCTGGCGGCTGAGACGCACGGCCACTACCTGGACCAGTTCACCTACGCCGAGCGGGCCACCGACTGGCGGGGCAACAACAACATCGCCGAGTCGATCTTCGAGCAGCTTGCCATGGAACGCCATCCGGTCCCGGACTGGGTCGTCGTCGGCGCGGGAACAGGGGGCACGTCGGCCACCATCGGCCGCTACGTTCGCTACCGCCGCCACCACACCCGGGTGGCGGTGGTCGACCCGGAGAACTCGGCGTTCTTCCCGGGCTGGGTGACCGGCGCCCCCGACTACGCCACGGGCATGCCCTCACGCATCGAGGGCATCGGCCGCCCGCGGATGGAGCCGAGCTTCCTGCCGTCAGTGATCGACCTGATGGTCCCGGTACCCGACGCCGCGAGTATCGCGGCCATGCGCCACCTCAACGACGTGACCGGGTTGTCCGCCGGCGGTTCCACCGGCACCAACCTGTGGGGCGTGTGGCAGCTCGTCGCCCGGATGCTGCGCGACGGGCGATCCGGCAGCGTGGTCACTCTGATCTGCGACGGCGGAGAACGCTACCGGCACAGCTACTACGACGACGCGTGGGTCACCGAGAAAGGGCTGGATCTCGCGCCCTACACCGCGACTCTGGAGCGCTTCCTCGCGACCGGTGAGTGGCTGCCACCCGAGACCCAGGGCGGGTGA
- the yaaA gene encoding peroxide stress protein YaaA: protein MRILLPPSEGKATGGDGPPLDLGALTLPELGDARETVLEALERLCSGPVETARDILRLPATQGEAVQRDREVRAAPTLRAADRYTGVLYDHLDLPGLLAGDSAEAARRSVLIFSGLWGVVGVEDPLPPYRLAMDVRLPPLGPLGAFWRERLTDPLTKSTEGHLVVDCRSAAYAAAFKPVGDTREMTVTVRVLRETISGGATKRTVVSHMAKATRGAIARSLLANRVDPATPAELAEALNDLGHPAEPRAPARRGQPQSVDVVVRD from the coding sequence ATGCGCATCCTGCTGCCGCCGTCCGAGGGAAAGGCGACCGGCGGGGACGGCCCACCGCTGGACCTGGGGGCGCTGACCCTCCCCGAGCTGGGCGACGCGCGCGAGACGGTGCTGGAGGCCCTGGAGAGGCTCTGTTCCGGGCCGGTGGAGACGGCGCGGGACATACTGCGGCTCCCGGCCACCCAAGGAGAGGCCGTACAGCGCGACCGCGAGGTGCGCGCGGCACCGACACTGCGCGCCGCGGACCGCTACACAGGCGTGCTCTACGACCACCTGGACCTGCCCGGGCTGCTGGCGGGGGACAGCGCGGAAGCCGCGCGGCGGTCGGTTCTGATCTTCTCCGGCCTGTGGGGCGTGGTCGGGGTCGAGGACCCGCTACCGCCCTACCGGCTGGCGATGGACGTGCGGTTGCCTCCGCTCGGCCCGCTGGGCGCGTTCTGGCGCGAACGGCTCACCGACCCGTTGACCAAGTCCACCGAGGGCCATCTCGTGGTCGACTGCCGATCCGCGGCCTACGCCGCCGCGTTCAAACCCGTGGGCGATACCCGCGAGATGACGGTCACCGTCCGGGTGCTACGCGAGACCATCAGCGGCGGTGCCACCAAACGCACCGTCGTCAGCCATATGGCGAAGGCCACACGGGGCGCGATCGCGCGCTCGTTGCTCGCCAACCGGGTCGATCCCGCCACGCCCGCCGAGCTCGCCGAGGCGCTCAATGACCTCGGCCATCCGGCCGAGCCGCGTGCTCCCGCGCGGCGCGGCCAGCCCCAGAGCGTTGACGTGGTGGTGCGCGACTGA
- a CDS encoding DUF7455 domain-containing protein encodes MTGTLAPTQPLTAADRCDRCGAQAYVRVVLSSGGELLFCAHHMREHDDSIRKIASEIQDETSRLHEKPATSAEDER; translated from the coding sequence GTGACTGGAACCCTTGCCCCCACCCAGCCGCTGACGGCTGCTGACCGTTGCGACCGTTGTGGTGCGCAGGCGTACGTCCGAGTGGTACTCAGCTCCGGCGGCGAACTGCTGTTCTGCGCTCATCACATGCGCGAGCACGACGATTCGATTCGCAAGATCGCCTCGGAGATCCAGGACGAGACTAGCCGCCTGCACGAGAAGCCGGCCACGTCCGCCGAGGATGAGCGTTAA
- a CDS encoding tetratricopeptide repeat protein, with amino-acid sequence MEESTYETFARGKMRFDLGDPIGAAKLLAPLSEREPESRSILELLGRAYFHSAQLAKAEQTFRRLLELDPGDNWAHIALARSLERQNRDDEAAPYRRLHAAMTGGSLD; translated from the coding sequence GTGGAGGAGAGCACCTACGAGACCTTCGCACGCGGCAAGATGCGCTTCGACCTCGGCGACCCGATCGGCGCCGCCAAGCTGCTGGCCCCTCTGAGTGAGAGGGAGCCCGAGAGCCGCTCGATCCTGGAGCTTCTGGGACGGGCCTACTTCCACTCGGCTCAGCTCGCGAAGGCCGAGCAGACCTTCCGAAGACTCCTGGAGCTGGATCCGGGCGACAACTGGGCGCACATCGCACTCGCGCGCTCCCTGGAGCGCCAGAACCGCGACGACGAGGCGGCGCCGTACCGGCGGCTGCACGCCGCAATGACCGGCGGCTCCCTCGACTGA
- a CDS encoding DNA gyrase/topoisomerase IV subunit B: MTALTAALHDPEDYSARHLSVLEGLEAVRKRPGMYIGSTDSRGLTHCMLEIVDNSVDEALGGHCSRIDIMLHADDSVEVRDNGRGIPVDAEPKSGLPGVELVMTKLHAGGKFGSGSYTASGGLHGVGASVVNALSARLDVEVDLQGHTHAMSFRRGLPGQFDAPGPDAAFTPQSGVEKVRRVAKKVSGTRIRFWPDRKIFLKEADIARESLLDRARQTAFLIPGLTIAVRDERVDGEPPYEEEFRFDGGIGEFCTYLAPDDPVNDVLRIQGSGNFTETVPVLDDNGHMTPTDVDRHLEVDVALRWGTGYDTTVRSFVNVIATPKGGTHVAGFERAMVQVVNDQLRNTKLLKANDDPVTKEDVLEGLTAVVTVRLPEPQFEGQTKEILGTSAATRILSQVVRKELRNFLASTKRAEKQQARTVLEKIVNAARARMAARQQRETQRRKNALESSALPAKLVDCRSEGLDRSELFIVEGDSALGTAKLARDSEFQALLPIRGKILNVQKSSVGDMLKNAECAAILQVIGAGSGRTFDLDNARYGRVILMADADVDGAHIRCLLLTLFYRYMRPMLEAGRVYAAVPPLHRIELTNVRKKKRGATPEDRYIYTYSDAELQRKLLELEKKGLSWKEPVQRYKGLGEMDADQLAETTMDPRHRTLRRIRVEHAEEAASVFGLLMGNEVAPRREFIANGAQELDLNRIDT, from the coding sequence GTGACCGCCCTCACCGCCGCCCTCCACGATCCCGAGGATTACTCCGCTCGGCATCTCTCGGTCTTGGAAGGACTCGAGGCGGTCCGCAAGCGCCCCGGGATGTACATCGGGTCCACCGACAGCCGCGGGCTGACCCACTGCATGTTGGAGATCGTTGACAACTCGGTGGACGAGGCGCTGGGCGGCCACTGCAGCCGGATCGACATCATGCTGCACGCGGACGACTCGGTGGAGGTGCGCGACAACGGGCGGGGTATTCCTGTCGACGCCGAGCCCAAGTCGGGGCTGCCCGGTGTCGAGTTGGTCATGACCAAGCTGCACGCCGGCGGGAAGTTCGGCTCCGGCTCCTACACGGCCTCGGGCGGTCTGCACGGCGTTGGCGCCTCCGTTGTGAACGCGCTCTCCGCGCGTCTCGACGTCGAGGTCGACCTCCAGGGGCACACGCACGCCATGAGCTTCCGGCGCGGGCTGCCCGGCCAGTTCGACGCTCCGGGGCCCGACGCCGCGTTCACCCCGCAGTCGGGGGTGGAGAAGGTGCGGCGGGTGGCCAAGAAGGTCAGCGGCACGCGCATCCGCTTCTGGCCCGACCGCAAGATCTTCCTCAAGGAAGCCGACATCGCCCGCGAGTCGCTGCTGGACCGTGCGCGCCAGACCGCCTTCCTGATCCCGGGGCTCACGATCGCGGTGCGCGACGAGCGCGTCGACGGCGAGCCGCCGTACGAGGAGGAGTTCCGCTTCGACGGCGGAATCGGCGAGTTCTGCACCTACCTGGCCCCCGACGACCCGGTCAACGATGTGCTGCGGATCCAGGGCTCGGGCAACTTCACCGAGACCGTTCCGGTGCTCGACGACAACGGGCACATGACCCCCACCGACGTCGACCGCCACCTGGAGGTCGACGTCGCCCTGCGCTGGGGCACCGGCTACGACACGACGGTGCGCTCGTTCGTCAACGTGATCGCCACCCCCAAGGGCGGCACCCACGTCGCCGGGTTCGAACGGGCCATGGTGCAGGTGGTCAACGACCAGCTCCGGAACACGAAGCTGCTCAAGGCGAACGATGACCCGGTTACCAAGGAGGACGTGCTCGAAGGGCTCACGGCCGTGGTCACGGTCCGGCTTCCCGAGCCGCAGTTCGAGGGCCAGACCAAGGAGATCCTGGGCACCTCGGCCGCAACCCGGATCCTCTCCCAGGTCGTCCGCAAGGAGCTGCGGAACTTCCTCGCCTCGACCAAACGGGCCGAGAAGCAGCAGGCCCGGACCGTGCTGGAGAAGATCGTCAACGCGGCCCGGGCGCGGATGGCGGCCCGCCAGCAGCGCGAGACCCAGCGCCGCAAGAACGCGCTGGAGAGCTCCGCGCTGCCGGCCAAGCTGGTCGACTGCCGCAGCGAAGGGCTGGACCGCAGTGAGCTCTTCATCGTCGAGGGCGACTCCGCCCTGGGGACCGCCAAGCTGGCGCGCGACTCGGAGTTCCAGGCACTGCTGCCGATTCGCGGCAAGATCCTGAACGTGCAGAAGTCGTCCGTCGGCGACATGCTGAAGAACGCCGAATGCGCGGCGATCCTGCAGGTGATCGGCGCGGGCTCGGGCCGTACGTTCGACCTCGACAACGCCCGCTACGGCCGGGTCATCCTCATGGCCGACGCCGATGTCGACGGTGCGCACATCCGGTGTCTGCTGCTGACGCTCTTCTACCGGTACATGCGGCCGATGCTGGAGGCGGGCCGGGTCTACGCCGCGGTCCCACCGCTGCACCGGATCGAGCTGACCAACGTGCGCAAGAAGAAGCGCGGCGCCACGCCCGAGGACCGCTACATCTACACCTACAGCGACGCCGAGCTGCAGCGGAAGCTCCTTGAGCTGGAGAAGAAGGGGCTGAGCTGGAAGGAGCCGGTCCAGCGGTACAAGGGCCTGGGGGAGATGGACGCCGACCAGCTCGCCGAGACCACGATGGACCCGCGCCACCGCACCCTGCGCCGGATCCGGGTGGAGCACGCCGAGGAGGCGGCCTCGGTGTTCGGGCTGCTCATGGGGAACGAGGTCGCTCCGCGCCGGGAGTTCATCGCCAACGGTGCCCAGGAGTTGGACCTGAACCGGATCGACACCTGA